A portion of the Gossypium arboreum isolate Shixiya-1 chromosome 8, ASM2569848v2, whole genome shotgun sequence genome contains these proteins:
- the LOC108469800 gene encoding pre-mRNA splicing factor SR-like 1 isoform X3, with amino-acid sequence MEIQTCGKPIDSLLEKVLCMNILSSDYFKELYRLKTYHEVIDEIYNQVDHVEPWMTGNCRGPSTAFCLLYKFFTMKLTVKQMHGLLKHPDSPYIRAIGFLYLRYAADPKTLWSWFEPYIKDEEEFSPGSSGRMTTMGVYVRDLLLGQQQCGPNACFFDSSWIGT; translated from the exons ATGGAGATACAGACATGTGGTAAACCGATTGATTCGCTGTTAGAGAAGGTGCTTTGTATGAATATATTATCCTCTGATTATTTCAAAGAGCTTTACCGACTAAAGACTTACCATGAAGTCATTGATGAAATTTACAATCAAGTTGATCATGTCGAACCGTGGATGACTGGGAATTGTCGTGGTCCTTCTACTGCATTCTGCCTTCTTTACAAGTTTTTTACCATGAAACTTACTGTCAAGCAAATGCATGGGCTACTGAAGCACCCTGATTCTCCTTACATTAGAGCA ATTGGATTCCTCTACTTGAGATATGCTGCCGATCCGAAGACTTTATGGAGTTGGTTTGAACCATACATCAAAGATGAAGAG GAATTCTCCCCTGGATCTAGTGGACGAATGACCACAATGGGCGTGTACGTGCGTGATTTACTTCTTGGACAG CAGCAATGCGGGCCGAATGCATGCTTCTTTGACTCTTCCTGGATTGGAACTTGA
- the LOC108469800 gene encoding pre-mRNA splicing factor SR-like 1 isoform X2, with translation MEIQTCGKPIDSLLEKVLCMNILSSDYFKELYRLKTYHEVIDEIYNQVDHVEPWMTGNCRGPSTAFCLLYKFFTMKLTVKQMHGLLKHPDSPYIRAIGFLYLRYAADPKTLWSWFEPYIKDEEEFSPGSSGRMTTMGVYVRDLLLGQNFWTTRFLLLLLLYVRRSNAGRMHASLTLPGLELEAQPRTSICIGTILILFSPESLFLCCGR, from the exons ATGGAGATACAGACATGTGGTAAACCGATTGATTCGCTGTTAGAGAAGGTGCTTTGTATGAATATATTATCCTCTGATTATTTCAAAGAGCTTTACCGACTAAAGACTTACCATGAAGTCATTGATGAAATTTACAATCAAGTTGATCATGTCGAACCGTGGATGACTGGGAATTGTCGTGGTCCTTCTACTGCATTCTGCCTTCTTTACAAGTTTTTTACCATGAAACTTACTGTCAAGCAAATGCATGGGCTACTGAAGCACCCTGATTCTCCTTACATTAGAGCA ATTGGATTCCTCTACTTGAGATATGCTGCCGATCCGAAGACTTTATGGAGTTGGTTTGAACCATACATCAAAGATGAAGAG GAATTCTCCCCTGGATCTAGTGGACGAATGACCACAATGGGCGTGTACGTGCGTGATTTACTTCTTGGACAG AATTTCTGGACAACCAGATTTTTGCTCTTGCTGCTATTGTATGTTCGAAGAAG CAATGCGGGCCGAATGCATGCTTCTTTGACTCTTCCTGGATTGGAACTTGAAGCACAGCCTAGAACTTCCATCTGTATAGG TACTATTTTGATACTCTTTTCCCCCGAATCCCTGTTCCTGTGTTGCGGCAGGTGA
- the LOC108469800 gene encoding pre-mRNA splicing factor SR-like 1 isoform X4 codes for MEIQTCGKPIDSLLEKVLCMNILSSDYFKELYRLKTYHEVIDEIYNQVDHVEPWMTGNCRGPSTAFCLLYKFFTMKLTVKQMHGLLKHPDSPYIRAIGFLYLRYAADPKTLWSWFEPYIKDEEEFSPGSSGRMTTMGVYVRDLLLGQQCGPNACFFDSSWIGT; via the exons ATGGAGATACAGACATGTGGTAAACCGATTGATTCGCTGTTAGAGAAGGTGCTTTGTATGAATATATTATCCTCTGATTATTTCAAAGAGCTTTACCGACTAAAGACTTACCATGAAGTCATTGATGAAATTTACAATCAAGTTGATCATGTCGAACCGTGGATGACTGGGAATTGTCGTGGTCCTTCTACTGCATTCTGCCTTCTTTACAAGTTTTTTACCATGAAACTTACTGTCAAGCAAATGCATGGGCTACTGAAGCACCCTGATTCTCCTTACATTAGAGCA ATTGGATTCCTCTACTTGAGATATGCTGCCGATCCGAAGACTTTATGGAGTTGGTTTGAACCATACATCAAAGATGAAGAG GAATTCTCCCCTGGATCTAGTGGACGAATGACCACAATGGGCGTGTACGTGCGTGATTTACTTCTTGGACAG CAATGCGGGCCGAATGCATGCTTCTTTGACTCTTCCTGGATTGGAACTTGA
- the LOC108469800 gene encoding pre-mRNA splicing factor SR-like 1 isoform X5 — protein sequence MEIQTCGKPIDSLLEKVLCMNILSSDYFKELYRLKTYHEVIDEIYNQVDHVEPWMTGNCRGPSTAFCLLYKFFTMKLTVKQMHGLLKHPDSPYIRAIGFLYLRYAADPKTLWSWFEPYIKDEEVRKSLFATIFCSQIRHYFFVYQAL from the exons ATGGAGATACAGACATGTGGTAAACCGATTGATTCGCTGTTAGAGAAGGTGCTTTGTATGAATATATTATCCTCTGATTATTTCAAAGAGCTTTACCGACTAAAGACTTACCATGAAGTCATTGATGAAATTTACAATCAAGTTGATCATGTCGAACCGTGGATGACTGGGAATTGTCGTGGTCCTTCTACTGCATTCTGCCTTCTTTACAAGTTTTTTACCATGAAACTTACTGTCAAGCAAATGCATGGGCTACTGAAGCACCCTGATTCTCCTTACATTAGAGCA ATTGGATTCCTCTACTTGAGATATGCTGCCGATCCGAAGACTTTATGGAGTTGGTTTGAACCATACATCAAAGATGAAGAG GTCAGGAAATCTCTTTTTGCCACAATTTTTTGTTCCCAAATACGGCATTATTTTTTTGTTTACCAAGCATTATAG
- the LOC108467619 gene encoding uncharacterized protein LOC108467619, whose product MMDADKALELVKSGATLLLLDVPQYTLIGIDTQVFSVGPAFKGIKMIPRGVHFVFYSSSTRDGKEFSPITGFFIDAGYSQVVVRMWDQQEERLIKMPEEEEERYRQAVRSFEFDKHLGPYDLSLYADWKRLFNYITKSTIERLEPIGGEITVTYEHGMLKNTCKSAMERVLDEQLRNSKFSSPAEEHPKRGCYYTPIPRIIKRKGIESEQLTSLNLDKTELLETLLVKDYGGSEESLLGELQFAFIAFLMGQSLEAFMQWKSLVSLLLGCTEAPFQTRSRLFTKFIKVIYYQLKYGLQKDRSVGEAGTSALLDDSWFSSDSFLHRLCKDFFSLVQDASVVDGDLLSWTRKLKELLENSLGWEFQQKSAVDGIYFEENDEYAPVVEMLDEPSGSEPTSS is encoded by the exons ATGATGGATGCAGATAAGGCATTGGAGTTAGTAAAGAGCGGAGCTACGCTTCTCCTCCTTGACGTCCCTCAATACACTCTTATCGGCATCGACACTCAG GTCTTTTCTGTGGGGCCTGCTTTTAAAGGCATTAAAATGATTCCTCGGGGTGTTCATTTCGTCTTTTACAGCTCTTCCACCAG GGATGGCAAAGAGTTTTCACCAATTACTGGCTTCTTTATCGATGCTGGATACTCTCAG GTGGTTGTTCGTATGTGGGATCAACAAGAGGAACGCTTAATCAAAATGCCAGAAGAAGAG GAAGAGAGATACAGGCAAGCAGTTAGAAGTTTTGAATTTGACAAGCATCTGGGCCCCTATGATCTAAGCCTTTATGCAGATTGGAAGAGACTGTTTAATTACATTACAAAAAGCACTATTGAACGATTAG AACCCATTGGAGGAGAAATTACGGTTACATATGAACATGGGATGCTGAAGAATACTTGTAAGAGTGCTATGGAGAGAGTTTTAGATGAGCAGTTGAGGAATAGTAAATTCTCTTCACCTGCTGAGGAACATCCAAAAAGAGGATGCTATTATACACCAATACCCCGTATCATAAAGCGCAAAGGAATTGAAAGTGAACAACTTACTTCTTTGAATCTTGACAAG ACCGAACTATTAGAGACCTTACTGGTGAAGGATTATGGTGGCTCTGAAGAGTCACTTCTTGGGGAGCTGCAATTTGCATTTATAGCTTTTTTG ATGGGCCAATCACTTGAAGCATTCATGCAATGGAAATCTTTGGTTAGCCTTCTGTTAGGCTGTACTGAGGCT CCTTTTCAAACAAGGAGTCGGTTGTTCACAAAG TTCATTAAGGTCATCTACTATCAACTAAAATATGGACTTCAGAAAGATCGTAGTGTTGGAGAGGCTGGGACATCAGCATTATTGGATGATTCATGGTTTTCTTCTGATAGCTTTCTGCACCGCCTTTGCAAG GATTTCTTTTCGTTAGTGCAAGATGCTTCAGTTGTTGATGGAGATCTTCTCTCATGG ACAAGGAAATTAAAAGAGCTGCTTGAAAATAGTTTAGGATGGGAGTTCCAGCAGAAAAGTGCAGTTGATGGAATCTACTTTGAAGAGAATGATGAG TATGCTCCTGTGGTTGAGATGTTGGATGAGCCGAGCGGGAGCGAACCAACATCATCTTAG
- the LOC108469800 gene encoding pre-mRNA splicing factor SR-like 1 isoform X1, whose translation MEIQTCGKPIDSLLEKVLCMNILSSDYFKELYRLKTYHEVIDEIYNQVDHVEPWMTGNCRGPSTAFCLLYKFFTMKLTVKQMHGLLKHPDSPYIRAIGFLYLRYAADPKTLWSWFEPYIKDEEEFSPGSSGRMTTMGVYVRDLLLGQYYFDTLFPRIPVPVLRQVTSNLEKMKLPTKPSGSTGDNNRHGSDDTARRPPSVKAALSVSFGQRAPHRASTRDSSPVRRTLPPSPYDRSSGDDARRSPSHRRSQSRDREYSDKDRDRNRDRDRDRERERSRDQDWGWGRDRDRERDRSRDQDRDWDRNRERNRDRERERERERRHDYDRRSRYADESRRYRSRSRSPSVSGNRRSRSQSEQGGNSHYDRLPSPAKEGGKASSNLAKLKDLYGDVSDTKGDDGGFERIAKRDNSGEEVIRLGGSSWK comes from the exons ATGGAGATACAGACATGTGGTAAACCGATTGATTCGCTGTTAGAGAAGGTGCTTTGTATGAATATATTATCCTCTGATTATTTCAAAGAGCTTTACCGACTAAAGACTTACCATGAAGTCATTGATGAAATTTACAATCAAGTTGATCATGTCGAACCGTGGATGACTGGGAATTGTCGTGGTCCTTCTACTGCATTCTGCCTTCTTTACAAGTTTTTTACCATGAAACTTACTGTCAAGCAAATGCATGGGCTACTGAAGCACCCTGATTCTCCTTACATTAGAGCA ATTGGATTCCTCTACTTGAGATATGCTGCCGATCCGAAGACTTTATGGAGTTGGTTTGAACCATACATCAAAGATGAAGAG GAATTCTCCCCTGGATCTAGTGGACGAATGACCACAATGGGCGTGTACGTGCGTGATTTACTTCTTGGACAG TACTATTTTGATACTCTTTTCCCCCGAATCCCTGTTCCTGTGTTGCGGCAGGTGACATCCAATCTTGAGAAGATGAAGCTGCCTACTAAACCTTCAGGTTCAACTGGGGATAATAACCGTCATGGATCTGATGACACTGCTCGCCGCCCACCTTCTGTAAAAGCAGCACTTTCTGTCTCCTTTGGTCAGCGTGCCCCTCATCGGGCATCGACCAGGGACTCTTCCCCTGTGCGTCGCACTCTACCCCCATCACCTTATGACAGATCCAGTGGTGATGATGCAAGGAGGTCTCCGAGCCACCGTCGCAGCCAGAGCCGTGATAGAGAGTATTCGGACAAGGATAGGGATCGGAATCGTGATAGGGATAGGGATAGGGAAAGGGAGAGGAGCAGGGACCAAGACTGGGGTTGGGGTCGGGACCGTGATAGGGAACGAGATAGAAGCAGGGATCAGGATCGGGATTGGGATCGTAATAGAGAAAGAAACAGAGAcagggagagggagagggagagggagcgAAGACATGATTATGATAGAAGGTCAAGGTACGCTGATGAAAGTAGGCGATACAGGAGCAGAAGCCGAAGTCCGAGTGTGAGCGGAAACAGGAGGAGCAGAAGTCAGAGTGAGCAAGGTGGGAACAGTCATTATGATCGACTTCCAAGTCCAGCAAAAGAGGGAGGCAAGGCATCCAGTAATTTGGCGAAGCTGAAAGATCTGTACGGTGATGTAAGTGATACAAAGGGAGATGATGGGGGGTTTGAAAGGATAGCAAAGAGGGACAACAGTGGTGAAGAGGTGATTAGACTAGGTGGTTCTTCTTGGAAATAA